In a genomic window of Tripterygium wilfordii isolate XIE 37 chromosome 8, ASM1340144v1, whole genome shotgun sequence:
- the LOC120004601 gene encoding ATPase family AAA domain-containing protein 1-B-like, translating into MRGSSETKLLQELVLYAASAAFSCLVLFAGLRHLDPNREASKKALEQKKEIAKRLGRPLIQTNPYEDVIASDVINPDHIDVEFETIGGLETIKQALYELVILPLRRPELFSHGKLLGPQKGVLLYGPPGTGKTMLAKAIAKESGAIFINVRISNLMSKWFGDAQKLVAAVFTLAYKLQPAIIFIDEVDSFLGQRRTTDHEALTNMKTEFMALWDGFTTDQNARVMVLSATNRPSELDEAILRRLPQSFEIGMPDQRERGKILKVILKGEKVEETIDFDYVSSMCEGYTGSDLLELCKKAAYFPIRDLLDEEKKGKKSSEPRPMLQSDLERVLLTSRKTRVAASEYSRLNSQLPRSRDTDDYQVQSTINELSRLVVSQILNIQSDAQGQDP; encoded by the exons aTGAGAGGTTCGTCGGAGACGAAATTATTGCAGGAACTGGTGTTGTACGCGGCAAGTGCGGCGTTTAGCTGCTTGGTTCTGTTCGCGGGGCTCCGACACCTCGACCCCAATCGGGAGGCCTCCAAGAAAGCCCTCGAGCAGAAGAAGGAAATCGCCAAGCGCCTCGGGCGTCCTCTCATTCAGACTAATCCCTATGAG GATGTGATAGCTTCTGATGTTATAAATCCTGATCACATTGATGTGGAATTTGAAACTATTGGAGGATTGGAAACCATCAAACAAGCTTTGTATGAACTGGTTATTCTTCCACTTCGGAGGCCCGAGCTGTTTTCACATGGGAAGCTTCTCGGTCCCCAAAAAGGGGTCTTGTTATATGGCCCCCCTGGTACTGGAAAGACTATGCTTGCAAAAGCAATTGCAAAAGAGTCTGGAGCtatttttattaatgtgaggATATCCAATTTGATGAGCAAGTGGTTTGGtgatgcacaaaaacttg TGGCTGCTGTATTTACCCTGGCTTATAAACTCCAACCTGCTATTATATTTATTGATGAGGTTGATAGTTTTTTGGGTCAGCGTCGTACTACAGATCACGAAGCATTAACAAACATGAAGACTGAGTTTATGGCTTTATGGGATGGGTTTACCACAGATC AGAATGCGAGGGTTATGGTTCTTTCCGCAACTAATCGTCCGTCGGAACTTGATGAAGCGATCCTTCGTCGTCTTCCTCAATCCTTTGAGATTGGGATGCCTGACCAGCGAGAGAGGGGCAAGATACTGAAAGTCATTCTGAAGGGCGAGAAGGTTGAAGAAACCATTGACTTTGATTACGTATCCAGCATGTGTGAAGGCTACACAGGTTCAGATCTTTTGGAACTATGTAAGAAAGCAGCCTACTTCCCAATCAGGGACCTACTAGATGAGGAGAAGAAAGGCAAAAAATCTTCT GAACCAAGGCCAATGTTGCAGTCAGATTTAGAGAGAGTTCTTTTGACCTCGAGAAAGACCAGGGTGGCCGCCAGCGAGTACAGTAGGTTAAACTCACAATTGCCAAGATCTAGAGATACAGATGATTATCAGGTTCAATCTACAATTAATGAGCTATCTAGGCTTGTGGTTTcccaaatattaaatattcaatcGGATGCCCAGGGCCAGGATCCTTGA
- the LOC120003281 gene encoding dof zinc finger protein DOF4.6-like isoform X2 — protein MEGSRGAAERRARPQKDQALNCPRCNSTNTKFCYYNNYNLSQPRYFCKTCRRYWTEGGSLRNVPVGGGSRKNKRSSSSSSSSSSSSSLSKNKVPDHHDLMMNITSSPVGFPHQNPNNKIHHQAQYLNLAYPPLLLHEIPKTQNPSSPSTTSQHHDQQHLSAVELLKRGIANSRGLMSSFMSMPVSADSNNTIYSTATGFSLPDYKPTTLDFSLEAFQSDGYNGTSTNTTLHEETSNSTARLLFPMEDMKQIPNPPSATPPPTTSNTDQFEQNRGQGYSTGYWQGMLGGGW, from the coding sequence ATGGAAGGTTCAAGGGGGGCAGCAGAGAGAAGAGCAAGACCTCAAAAGGATCAAGCTTTGAATTGTCCAAGGTGTAATTCAACTAACACCAAGTTTTGCTACTACAACAATTACAATCTCTCTCAACCAAGATATTTCTGCAAGACTTGTAGAAGGTATTGGACTGAAGGTGGCTCTCTGAGAAATGTTCCCGTGGGAGGTGGTTCTAGAAAGAACAAGAGatcctcatcttcttcatcatcctcttcttcttcttcttctctttcaaaGAATAAGGTTCCTGATCACCATGATCTTATGATGAATATCACCTCATCACCTGTTGGCTTTCCTcatcaaaaccctaataataagATCCATCATCAAGCCCAATATCTTAACCTAGCTTACCCACCACTACTACTTCATGAGATACCTAAAACTCAAAACCCTAGTTCTCCTAGTACAACATCCCAACATCATGATCAGCAACATCTCTCAGCCGTGGAGCTTCTCAAGAGAGGAATTGCTAATTCAAGAGGACTGATGAGTTCCTTCATGTCCATGCCTGTTTCAGCCGATTCAAATAACACCATTTACTCAACTGCCACTGGGTTTTCCTTGCCAGACTACAAACCTACAACCCTCGATTTCTCCTTGGAGGCGTTTCAAAGTGATGGGTATAATGGAACTAGTACTAATACTACCCTACATGAAGAGACTAGCAATAGTACAGCAAGGCTTTTGTTTCCAATGGAGGATATGAAGCAGATTCCAAACCCTCCTAGTGCTACTCCTCCTCCTACCACTAGTAATACTGATCAATTTGAGCAGAATAGAGGGCAAGGATATTCAACTGGGTACTGGCAAGGAATGTTGGGTGGTGGATGGTAA
- the LOC120004583 gene encoding molybdate-anion transporter-like — MEMFFYLVFGGLGALVPALELSKNNKDRITTSAAFTSFKNNYLVVYCLMMAGDWLQGPYVYYLYSTYGYGKGEIGQLFIAGFGSSMLFGTIVGSLADEQGRKRACVTYCITYILSCITKHSPQYKILMIGRVLGGIATSLLFSAFESWLVAEHNKRGFDQQWLSLTFSKAIFLGNGLIAIVAGLLGNLLVDTVALGPVAPFDAAACFLAIGMAIILSSWTENYGDSSESKDLLTQFKGAAVAIASDEKIALLGAIQSLFEGSMYTFVFLWTPALSPNDEEIPHGFIFATFMLASMLGSSLASRLMARPSSRVESYMQIVFVVSSVSLLLPIVTNFLVAPSNVKGGSISFSGCIQLLGFCTFEGCVGIFWPSIMKMRSQYIPEEARSTIMNFFRIPLNIFVCIVLYNVDAFPITVMFGMCSIFLFVASILQRRLLAIADKPKTQEWTAMKEHDTEAEPLNI, encoded by the exons ATGGAGATGTTCTTTTACTTGGTGTTTGGGGGGTTGGGGGCACTCGTGCCAGCATTGGAGCTCAGCAAGAACAACAAGGATCGGATCACCACCTCTGCCGCTTTCACTTCCTTCAAGAACAATTACCTTGTCGTTTACTGTCTAATGATGG CTGGAGACTGGTTGCAGGGTCCTTATGTCTATTATCTGTACAGTACGTATGGCTATGGAAAAGGGGAGATTGGACAGCTTTTTATAGCTGGTTTTGGGTCTTCCATGTTGTTTGGGACTATTGTTGGTTCTCTTGCTGACGAACA GGGCCGAAAGAGGGCTTGTGTGACATACTGCATTACTTATATACTGAGTTGCATCACGAAGCATTCTCCTCAGtataaaattttgatgataGGCCGTGTTTTGGGAGGTATCGCAACTTCTCTCCTGTTTTCAGCATTTGAGTCCTGGCTTGTTGCAGAACACAATAAG AGGGGCTTTGACCAACAATGGTTATCATTAACTTTCTCCAAAGCAATATTTCTTGGCAATGGTCTTATTGCTATCGTGGCTGGATTGCTAGGAAATTTGCTTGTCGACACTGTTGCTCTTGGTCCTGTGGCCCCCTTTGATGCTGCTGCATGCTTCCTTGCAATTGGTATGGCTATTATCTTATCATCATGGACAGAGAACTATGGTGACTCTTCAGAGAGCAAGGACTTGCTTACACAGTTCAAGGGTGCTGCAGTGGCAATTGCTTCTG ATGAAAAAATTGCATTGCTGGGTGCAATCCAGTCTCTGTTTGAAGGCTCAATGTATACCTTTGTATTCCTCTGGACGCCTGCTTTGAGCCCAAATGATGAGGAAATTCCCCATGGTTTTATTTTTGCAACATTCATGTTGGCTTCTATGTTGGGTAGCTCTCTTGCATCTCGTTTGATGGCCCGTCCGTCCTCTAGAGTGGAGAGCTATATGCAGATTGTTTTTGTGGTCTCTTCGGTGTCGCTTCTTCTTCCTATTGTAACTAAT TTCTTGGTGGCACCTTCTAACGTGAAAGGTGGAAGCATTTCCTTTTCCGGTTGTATCCAGCTTCTTGGATTTTGTACTTTTGAAGGTTGTGTAGGAATATTCTGGCCATCCATTATGAAGATGAGGTCCCAGTATATTCCTGAGGAGGCCAGAAGCACCATCATGAACTTTTTCCGCATCCCTTTGAATATATTTGTGTGCATTGTGCTTTACAAT GTTGATGCATTCCCTATTACCGTCATGTTCGGTATGTGCTCGATTTTCCTCTTTGTGGCATCTATCTTGCAGAGGCGGCTCTTGGCCATTGCAGATAAGCCAA AGACACAAGAATGGACAGCAATGAAGGAGCATGATACTGAAGCAGAGCCCTTAAACATATAA
- the LOC120003281 gene encoding dof zinc finger protein DOF4.6-like isoform X1, with protein sequence MDAADQWTQCVGVVKSMEGSRGAAERRARPQKDQALNCPRCNSTNTKFCYYNNYNLSQPRYFCKTCRRYWTEGGSLRNVPVGGGSRKNKRSSSSSSSSSSSSSLSKNKVPDHHDLMMNITSSPVGFPHQNPNNKIHHQAQYLNLAYPPLLLHEIPKTQNPSSPSTTSQHHDQQHLSAVELLKRGIANSRGLMSSFMSMPVSADSNNTIYSTATGFSLPDYKPTTLDFSLEAFQSDGYNGTSTNTTLHEETSNSTARLLFPMEDMKQIPNPPSATPPPTTSNTDQFEQNRGQGYSTGYWQGMLGGGW encoded by the exons ATGGATGCTGCAGACCAGTGGACTCAG TGTGTTGGAGTGGTTAAATCCATGGAAGGTTCAAGGGGGGCAGCAGAGAGAAGAGCAAGACCTCAAAAGGATCAAGCTTTGAATTGTCCAAGGTGTAATTCAACTAACACCAAGTTTTGCTACTACAACAATTACAATCTCTCTCAACCAAGATATTTCTGCAAGACTTGTAGAAGGTATTGGACTGAAGGTGGCTCTCTGAGAAATGTTCCCGTGGGAGGTGGTTCTAGAAAGAACAAGAGatcctcatcttcttcatcatcctcttcttcttcttcttctctttcaaaGAATAAGGTTCCTGATCACCATGATCTTATGATGAATATCACCTCATCACCTGTTGGCTTTCCTcatcaaaaccctaataataagATCCATCATCAAGCCCAATATCTTAACCTAGCTTACCCACCACTACTACTTCATGAGATACCTAAAACTCAAAACCCTAGTTCTCCTAGTACAACATCCCAACATCATGATCAGCAACATCTCTCAGCCGTGGAGCTTCTCAAGAGAGGAATTGCTAATTCAAGAGGACTGATGAGTTCCTTCATGTCCATGCCTGTTTCAGCCGATTCAAATAACACCATTTACTCAACTGCCACTGGGTTTTCCTTGCCAGACTACAAACCTACAACCCTCGATTTCTCCTTGGAGGCGTTTCAAAGTGATGGGTATAATGGAACTAGTACTAATACTACCCTACATGAAGAGACTAGCAATAGTACAGCAAGGCTTTTGTTTCCAATGGAGGATATGAAGCAGATTCCAAACCCTCCTAGTGCTACTCCTCCTCCTACCACTAGTAATACTGATCAATTTGAGCAGAATAGAGGGCAAGGATATTCAACTGGGTACTGGCAAGGAATGTTGGGTGGTGGATGGTAA
- the LOC120004604 gene encoding vacuolar protein sorting-associated protein 26A-like codes for MNYLIGAFKPSCSISITFTDGKTRKQVPIKKENGQTVMVPLFQSQENIAGKISVEPVQGKKVEHNGVKIELLGQIEMYFDRGNFYDFTSLVRELDVPGEIYERKTYPFEFSTVEMPYETYNGVNVRLRYVLKVTVSRGYAGSIIEYQDFMVRNYSPSPPINNSIKMEVGIEDCLHIEFEYNKSKYHLKDVIIGKIYFLLVRIKIKNMDLEIRRRESTGSGANTHVETETLAKFELMDGAPVRGESIPIRLFLSPYELTPTHRNINNKFSVKYYLNLVLVDEEDRRYFKQQEVTIYRLQETS; via the exons ATG AATTACCTTATTGGTGCTTTCAAGCCGTCGTGTAGTATTTCAATCACATTTACTGATGGGAAAACTCGCAAGCAG GTTCCTATAAAGAAGGAAAATGGTCAAACAGTTATGGTCCCACTTTTTCAAAGCCAAGAAAATATTGCTGGGAAG ATTTCTGTAGAACCAGTTCAAGGAAAGAAGGTCGAACACAATGGTGTGAAAATTGAGCTCCTCGGTCAAATAG AGATGTACTTCGACAGAGGAAACTTTTATGACTTCACTTCCCTTG TTCGTGAATTGGACGTTCCTGGAGAAATATATGAAAGGAAAACATATCCGTTCGAATTTTCCACTGTTGAAATGCCATACGAGACATACAATGGGGTGAATGTAAGGCTCAG ATATGTCCTGAAAGTGACTGTAAGTCGTGGTTATGCTGGAAGCATAATTGAGTACCAGGACTTCATG GTTCGTAACTATTCCCCATCTCCACCAATCAACAACAGCATCAAG ATGGAAGTTGGAATTGAAGATTGCCTACACATTGAGTTCGAGTATAATAAAAGCAA GTATCATCTAAAAGATGTAATCATTGGGAAGATATATTTCCTTCTTGTAAGAATCAAGATAAAAAATATGGACCTTGAAATCAGGCGCAGAGAATCTACAGGATCAGGGGCCAATACGCATGTTGAGACAGAGACACTTGCTAAATTTGAGTTGATGGATGGTGCTCCAGTCAGGG GTGAATCAATACCAATCAGGCTGTTTCTAAGTCCTTATGAACTGACCCCAACACATCGCAACATTAACAATAAGTTCAGTGTAAAGTATTATTTAAACCTGGTTTTGGTTGATGAGGAGGACCGCCGGTATTTTAAGCAGCAGGAGGTTACAATATACAGGCTGCAAGAAACTTCGTGA
- the LOC120003984 gene encoding uncharacterized protein LOC120003984: MDRFLLTDRPRLGFCSRAKNEKILQVVRRDGKALEFNRPVLVKEILVNFPGAGIGLSEEAKEQLPPDYELKVGDVYHVIPCSSASASAVKRIKMVITKQQLQLLLTKQVSLEQVLDKGNFDYATSWKPKLESIPEGCVWS, encoded by the exons ATGGATAGATTCTTGTTAACTGACAG ACCCAGATTGGGATTTTGCTCCAGAGCCAAAAATGAGAAGATTTTGCAGGTTGTGAGAAGAGATGGGAAAGCTTTAGAGTTCAACAGGCCAGTTCTGGTTAAGGAAATCCTGGTGAACTTTCCTGGGGCAGGGATAGGTTTATCAGAGGAGGCTAAAGAGCAACTCCCACCAGATTATGAGCTTAAGGTAGGCGATGTCTACCATGTTATTCCTTGTTCATCAGCTTCTGCAAGTGCTGTGAAGAGGATTAAAATGGTCATAACAAAGCAGCAGCTACAGCTGTTGTTGACAAAACAAGTTTCATTGGAGCAAGTACTCGACAAGGGAAATTTCGATTATGCAACAAGTTGGAAGCCCAAGCTTGAATCCATCCCTGAGGGATGTGTCTGGTCCTAG